A single window of Chthonomonadales bacterium DNA harbors:
- a CDS encoding glucosidase → MDTPEHLRLQESRERRVCWKRWGPYLSERAWGTVREDYSADGAAWNYFPHDHARSRAYRWNEDGIAGICDDEQLICFALALWNGKDPILKERMFGLTGNEGNHGEDVKEYYFYLDNTPTHSYMKMLYKYPQAEFPYARLVEGNRRRGKRDPELELLDTGVFDGDRYFDVFVEYAKGDLEDILIRITAANRGQEAAELRVLPTIWFRNTWSWGYPIKRPRLARALSDRQTDGRVAVVELDEPTLGARWLYCAGQPELLFTENETNAARLFGAPNRSPYVKDGINQYVVHGDRGAVNPDGVGTRCAADYRLMVEPGQSAQIRLRLTNREFPSASSARNRFGAAFERVFDERKAEADAFYATVIPPDLSDDARSVMRQALAGLLWSKQFYHYTVEQWLDGDPAGPPPPAQRRTGRNHGWEHLNNADVISMPDKWEYPWYAAWDLACHCIPLALVDSEFAKEQLVLLVREWYMHPNGQLPAYEWALDDVNPPLHAWAARRVYQIERRLRGQGDRRFLERVFHKLLLNFTWWVNRKDAQGMNIFQGGFLGMDNIGVFDRNVPLPNGGFLEQSDGTSWMAMYTLNMLAIALELAAEDPVYEDVATKFWEHFLGIAAAMNNLAHRGIELWDEEDGFFYDYLHLEDGRRIPMRVRSVVGLIPLLAVETLESDLLDRMPEFRERMEWLLAHRPDLTAKVACVRTRGSAERRLLSVVDRDQLRRVLSMMLDESEFLSPHGIRSVSRYHRDHPFTVRFDGQPRTVDYEPAESTMTLFGGNSNWRGPVWWPINYLLIEALQKYHYYYGDELKVECPTRSGRMLNLWEVSQELSRRLTRTFLRDASGRRPVYGGTERFQTDARWGDHVLFFEYFNGDDGAGLGASHQTGWTGLIAKLMQQSGE, encoded by the coding sequence ATGGACACGCCGGAGCATCTTCGGCTGCAAGAGTCGCGGGAGCGAAGGGTGTGCTGGAAGCGATGGGGGCCGTACCTCAGCGAGCGCGCCTGGGGCACCGTGCGCGAGGACTACAGCGCGGATGGCGCCGCGTGGAACTACTTCCCGCACGACCACGCGCGCTCCCGCGCGTACCGCTGGAACGAGGACGGGATTGCCGGCATCTGTGATGACGAGCAGCTCATCTGCTTCGCTCTGGCGCTCTGGAACGGCAAGGACCCCATCCTCAAGGAGCGAATGTTCGGGCTGACCGGCAATGAGGGCAATCATGGCGAGGACGTGAAGGAGTACTACTTCTACCTGGACAACACGCCCACGCATTCCTACATGAAGATGCTCTACAAGTACCCGCAGGCCGAGTTCCCCTATGCGCGACTGGTGGAGGGGAATCGCCGCCGCGGCAAGCGCGACCCGGAACTCGAGCTGCTGGACACGGGCGTCTTCGACGGCGATCGCTACTTCGACGTGTTCGTCGAGTACGCGAAGGGCGACCTGGAGGATATCCTGATCCGCATCACGGCGGCCAACCGTGGCCAGGAGGCGGCCGAGCTGCGGGTGCTGCCGACGATCTGGTTCCGCAACACCTGGTCCTGGGGCTATCCCATCAAGAGGCCGCGCCTGGCGCGAGCGCTGAGTGACCGCCAGACCGACGGCCGAGTGGCGGTGGTCGAGCTCGACGAGCCGACGCTCGGCGCCCGATGGCTCTACTGCGCGGGGCAGCCGGAGCTGTTGTTCACCGAGAACGAGACCAACGCGGCGCGGTTGTTCGGCGCGCCGAACCGATCGCCCTACGTCAAGGATGGGATCAACCAGTACGTGGTCCACGGCGACCGGGGCGCGGTGAATCCCGACGGCGTGGGCACCCGATGCGCGGCCGACTACCGGCTGATGGTGGAGCCGGGGCAGTCCGCGCAGATCCGCCTGCGGCTGACCAATCGCGAGTTCCCATCGGCCTCCAGCGCGCGCAACCGCTTCGGCGCGGCGTTCGAGCGAGTGTTCGACGAGCGCAAGGCGGAGGCCGACGCGTTCTACGCTACCGTGATCCCGCCGGATCTCTCCGACGATGCACGGAGCGTCATGCGGCAGGCGCTCGCCGGGCTGCTGTGGTCCAAGCAGTTCTACCACTACACGGTCGAGCAGTGGCTGGACGGCGATCCGGCCGGGCCGCCCCCGCCTGCACAGCGGCGGACCGGACGCAACCACGGGTGGGAGCACCTCAACAACGCGGACGTCATCTCCATGCCCGACAAGTGGGAGTACCCCTGGTACGCGGCGTGGGACCTGGCCTGCCACTGCATCCCTCTGGCGCTGGTTGACTCCGAGTTCGCCAAGGAGCAGCTCGTCCTGCTCGTTCGCGAGTGGTACATGCACCCCAACGGGCAGCTCCCGGCCTACGAGTGGGCCCTCGACGACGTGAACCCCCCGTTGCACGCCTGGGCGGCCCGGCGTGTGTACCAGATCGAGCGCCGGCTGCGCGGACAGGGAGACCGGCGGTTCCTGGAGCGCGTGTTCCACAAGCTGCTGCTCAACTTTACCTGGTGGGTCAACCGCAAGGACGCGCAGGGCATGAACATCTTCCAGGGCGGGTTCCTGGGGATGGACAACATCGGCGTGTTCGACCGCAACGTCCCGCTCCCCAATGGCGGCTTCCTGGAGCAGTCCGACGGCACGAGCTGGATGGCGATGTACACGCTGAACATGCTGGCCATCGCGCTGGAGCTGGCGGCGGAGGACCCGGTTTACGAGGATGTCGCCACCAAGTTCTGGGAGCACTTCCTGGGGATCGCCGCCGCCATGAACAACCTGGCACACCGGGGAATCGAGCTATGGGACGAGGAGGACGGGTTCTTCTACGACTACCTGCACCTGGAGGACGGCCGCCGGATCCCGATGCGGGTGCGCTCGGTGGTCGGCCTCATCCCTTTGCTGGCGGTGGAGACGCTGGAATCCGACCTGCTCGACCGGATGCCGGAGTTCAGGGAGCGCATGGAGTGGCTCCTGGCGCACCGGCCGGACCTGACGGCCAAAGTCGCCTGCGTGCGAACGCGCGGTTCGGCCGAGCGCCGGCTGCTCTCCGTCGTGGATCGCGACCAGCTTCGCCGCGTGCTGTCGATGATGCTGGACGAGTCTGAGTTTCTCTCGCCGCATGGCATCCGCAGCGTCTCGCGCTACCACCGGGATCATCCGTTCACGGTGCGGTTCGACGGGCAGCCGCGCACGGTGGACTACGAGCCGGCCGAATCGACCATGACGCTGTTCGGCGGCAACTCCAACTGGCGTGGACCGGTCTGGTGGCCGATCAACTATCTGCTCATCGAGGCGCTGCAAAAGTACCACTACTACTACGGCGACGAGCTCAAGGTGGAGTGCCCGACGAGGTCCGGCCGGATGCTCAACCTGTGGGAGGTGAGCCAGGAGCTATCGCGCCGACTCACCCGCACGTTCCTGCGCGACGCGAGCGGGCGGCGGCCGGTCTACGGTGGGACGGAGCGGTTCCAGACCGATGCGCGCTGGGGCGACCACGTGCTCTTCTTCGAGTACTTCAATGGCGACGACGGCGCGGGCCTTGGCGCGAGCCACCAGACGGGCTGGACCGGGCTGATCGCCAAGCTGATGCAGCAGAGCGGCGAGTGA
- a CDS encoding SDR family oxidoreductase, producing the protein MERYAHRPLRGQAALVTGANSGIGESVARHLAAAGASVAINYVSNEPAAAAIRDDIVASGGTAIACRADVSKEDEVQAMFRRVVDAFGTIDILVSNAGVQRDAPFHEMTTEQWRFVLGTNLTGQFLCAREAVREFLRREAPAERSSARGKIICMSSVHEVIPWARHANYAASKGGVMMMMESLAQEVAPRRIRVNGIAPGAIKTPINRAAWETPAAEEKLLQLIPYGRVGAPEDIGRAAVWLASDESDYVTGTTLFVDGGMTLYPGFSTGG; encoded by the coding sequence ATGGAGCGCTACGCCCACCGGCCTCTGCGCGGGCAGGCGGCGCTGGTGACGGGGGCCAACTCCGGCATCGGCGAGAGCGTGGCGCGCCACCTGGCGGCGGCCGGCGCCTCCGTCGCGATCAACTACGTCTCGAACGAGCCGGCGGCCGCCGCCATCCGCGACGACATCGTGGCGAGCGGCGGCACGGCCATCGCCTGCCGCGCCGACGTGAGCAAGGAGGACGAGGTCCAGGCGATGTTCCGACGCGTGGTCGACGCGTTCGGAACCATCGACATCCTCGTGAGCAACGCGGGCGTTCAGAGGGACGCGCCCTTCCACGAGATGACGACGGAGCAGTGGAGGTTCGTGCTGGGCACCAACCTCACCGGTCAGTTTCTGTGCGCCAGGGAGGCGGTCCGCGAGTTCCTGCGGCGCGAGGCGCCGGCGGAGAGATCCAGCGCGCGGGGCAAGATCATCTGCATGAGCAGCGTGCATGAGGTCATTCCGTGGGCCAGGCACGCCAACTATGCGGCATCCAAGGGCGGGGTCATGATGATGATGGAGTCGTTGGCGCAGGAAGTGGCGCCGCGGCGGATCCGGGTGAACGGCATCGCGCCCGGCGCCATCAAGACGCCGATCAACCGGGCCGCATGGGAGACGCCCGCGGCGGAGGAGAAGCTGCTGCAACTGATCCCCTATGGCCGCGTGGGCGCGCCGGAGGACATCGGCCGGGCGGCGGTCTGGCTGGCCTCGGACGAGTCCGACTACGTGACGGGCACGACGCTCTTCGTGGACGGCGGCATGACTCTCTACCCCGGCTTCTCGACCGGCGGGTAG
- a CDS encoding replication-associated recombination protein A, with product MPEQDDPTPPREGLFGPEDDAPDAAPAADAGGPLAARMRPRALDEFAGQSGVVGPGTLLRGAIERDQLSSIVLWGPPGCGKSTLARIIARSTRAAFEEYSAVTSGVADIRKVIERARERRRQLGRKTILFVDEIHRWNKSQQDALLPHVEDGTVVLIGATTENPYFEVNAPLLSRSRLFRLEALADHEVRGLLLRALEDSERGLGGRGLRVDPEALEHLVAMSGGDARNALSALEAAAAAAMAGGSDRPHITLALAEEGAQERRLGYDRAGDEHYDTISAFIKSVRGSDPDAAIYWLAKMLLAGEDPKFVARRLVILASEDVGNADPQGLVIAAAAAQAVQFVGMPEAQLTLAQATAYLACAPKSNAATIAIGRAAEEIRAHGAAPVPSHLRGTGYAGAERLGHGKGYVYPHDHPGHYVRQRYLPEGVGGLPYYEPTEEGHEARTARRMQERRRGVEGLGDAPK from the coding sequence ATGCCCGAGCAGGACGATCCCACGCCGCCGCGAGAGGGCCTTTTCGGCCCAGAGGACGACGCGCCCGACGCGGCGCCCGCCGCCGACGCCGGCGGGCCCCTCGCCGCGCGCATGCGCCCCCGTGCCCTCGACGAGTTCGCCGGCCAGAGCGGCGTGGTGGGGCCCGGCACGCTGCTCCGCGGCGCCATCGAGCGCGACCAGCTCTCCTCCATCGTCCTCTGGGGCCCTCCAGGATGCGGCAAGTCCACCCTCGCCCGCATCATCGCGCGCTCCACCCGCGCGGCCTTCGAGGAGTACAGCGCCGTCACCTCCGGCGTGGCCGACATCCGAAAGGTGATCGAGCGCGCCCGCGAGCGACGGCGCCAACTGGGCCGCAAGACCATCCTCTTCGTCGACGAGATTCACCGCTGGAACAAGTCCCAGCAGGACGCGCTCCTGCCGCACGTGGAGGACGGCACCGTGGTGCTGATCGGCGCCACCACGGAGAACCCCTACTTCGAGGTGAACGCTCCGCTGCTCTCGCGCTCGCGCCTCTTCCGCCTGGAGGCGCTCGCGGACCACGAGGTTCGCGGCCTGCTGCTTCGCGCGCTGGAGGACTCGGAGCGCGGGCTCGGCGGGCGCGGGCTGCGGGTGGACCCGGAGGCGCTCGAGCACCTGGTGGCGATGTCGGGCGGCGACGCGCGCAACGCGCTGAGCGCGCTGGAGGCCGCCGCGGCCGCCGCGATGGCCGGCGGGAGTGACCGGCCGCACATAACGCTCGCGCTCGCCGAGGAGGGAGCGCAGGAGCGGCGCCTGGGCTACGACCGCGCCGGCGACGAGCACTACGACACCATCTCCGCCTTCATCAAGTCGGTGCGCGGCTCCGACCCGGACGCGGCCATCTACTGGCTGGCCAAGATGCTGCTGGCCGGCGAGGACCCGAAGTTCGTGGCGCGCCGGCTGGTCATCCTGGCCTCCGAGGACGTGGGCAACGCGGACCCGCAGGGGCTGGTGATCGCCGCCGCGGCAGCGCAGGCCGTGCAGTTCGTGGGAATGCCGGAAGCGCAACTCACGCTGGCCCAGGCGACGGCCTACCTGGCCTGCGCGCCCAAGAGCAACGCCGCGACGATCGCCATCGGCCGGGCCGCGGAGGAGATTCGGGCGCACGGCGCCGCGCCGGTTCCGTCGCACCTGCGCGGCACGGGCTACGCCGGGGCCGAGCGGCTGGGCCACGGGAAGGGATACGTCTACCCGCACGATCACCCCGGCCACTACGTGCGCCAGCGGTACCTGCCGGAAGGCGTCGGAGGGCTGCCCTACTACGAGCCGACGGAGGAGGGGCACGAGGCGCGTACCGCTCGCCGCATGCAGGAGCGCCGCCGGGGCGTCGAGGGGCTGGGCGACGCGCCGAAGTAG